The Streptomyces sp. 11x1 genomic sequence CGCCTCGGCCCCCACGGTCCGGCAGGCCGCGACGTCGACGGAGTCCGCCAGCCGCTCCAGGGCCGCCTCGACCTCGTCGCCGTAGACGCTGGGATGGCAGCCACGGAAGTACGAGTGACGTCCGGCGGCCGGTCGACGCCCGTCGCGACCTCGACCGTCTCCCCCGGGAGCCAGCGCCGCACCGACCACGGGAACGGGTATCCCGCGCCCGGCGCACCGACCGCGACCGGCTCCG encodes the following:
- a CDS encoding phosphotransferase → MWPPWPRRIAVCPSLARHVPLPVPEPVAVGAPGAGYPFPWSVRRWLPGETVEVATGVDRPPDVTRTSVAAIPASTATRSRRPWSGWRTPSTSRPAGPWGPRR